Proteins from one Nakamurella multipartita DSM 44233 genomic window:
- a CDS encoding type II toxin-antitoxin system PemK/MazF family toxin → MSFLSRLTDALRSVLAPKRTSAPTRSPGPRTPASPPGPGQSPGQSGPAATIEVDPQRIGRVRMTYAPARDGAPDPGEVVWTWVPFEERDGRGKDRPVLVVAAEPEGTFLAVQLTSKAHQGADYVPIGAGAWDSTGRPSWVNIDRVFRVHAAGMRRETAGLPAKAYATVEARLRQRYGWR, encoded by the coding sequence CTGACCGACGCGCTCCGGTCCGTCCTCGCCCCGAAACGGACCAGCGCCCCGACCCGGAGCCCGGGCCCCCGGACGCCGGCCAGCCCCCCGGGCCCGGGGCAGTCGCCCGGACAGAGCGGGCCGGCGGCCACCATCGAGGTGGATCCGCAACGGATCGGCCGGGTGCGGATGACCTACGCGCCGGCCCGGGACGGCGCCCCCGACCCCGGTGAGGTGGTCTGGACCTGGGTGCCGTTCGAGGAACGGGACGGGCGCGGCAAGGACCGTCCGGTGCTGGTGGTGGCGGCCGAACCGGAAGGCACCTTCCTGGCCGTGCAGCTGACGTCCAAGGCCCACCAAGGCGCGGACTACGTGCCCATCGGCGCGGGCGCCTGGGACTCGACCGGCCGCCCCTCCTGGGTGAACATCGACCGGGTGTTCCGGGTGCACGCGGCGGGCATGCGACGGGAGACCGCCGGGCTGCCGGCCAAGGCCTACGCAACCGTGGAGGCGCGGCTGCGCCAGCGCTACGGCTGGCGCTGA
- a CDS encoding TrmH family RNA methyltransferase translates to MLTERSNRIVAAHKLLRRSRRVEAGEFLAEGAPAVAEAIAHAAENPGAVLELYLTAAAGARHTELVRRAYAAGITVTQVTDRAAASLSDAVSPQGLVVRCALPMTSVADLLAGSPKLVAVLVQTSDPGNTGTVIRLADAAGADGVIVAGEAADPWNAKAIRASAGSVFHLPVVPARDPAALIGELTAAGLSVLASTGQADVELGSAQAEGILDLPTAWLFGSEAHGLPAEIIGRADERIRIPIYGRAESLNLAAAAAVCLYASATAHRRTH, encoded by the coding sequence GTGCTCACCGAGCGGTCCAACCGCATCGTGGCCGCGCACAAGCTGCTGCGTCGCTCGCGGCGGGTCGAGGCCGGCGAGTTCCTGGCCGAGGGTGCCCCCGCGGTCGCCGAGGCCATCGCCCATGCCGCCGAGAACCCGGGGGCGGTCCTCGAGCTGTACCTGACCGCCGCGGCCGGCGCCCGGCACACCGAGTTGGTGCGGCGGGCCTACGCCGCCGGGATCACGGTCACCCAGGTCACCGACCGGGCCGCGGCCTCGCTCAGCGACGCGGTCAGCCCGCAGGGCCTGGTGGTGCGCTGCGCGTTGCCGATGACCTCGGTGGCCGACCTGCTGGCCGGCTCGCCCAAGCTGGTCGCGGTGCTGGTGCAGACCAGCGACCCCGGCAACACCGGCACGGTGATCCGGCTGGCCGACGCGGCCGGCGCCGATGGCGTCATCGTCGCCGGGGAGGCCGCCGACCCGTGGAACGCCAAGGCGATCCGGGCCTCCGCCGGCAGCGTGTTCCACCTGCCGGTGGTGCCCGCGCGGGACCCGGCCGCTCTGATCGGCGAGCTCACCGCCGCCGGGCTCTCGGTGCTGGCCTCCACCGGGCAGGCCGACGTCGAGCTCGGCTCGGCCCAGGCCGAGGGCATCCTCGACCTGCCGACGGCCTGGCTGTTCGGCTCCGAGGCGCACGGCCTGCCGGCCGAAATCATCGGCCGGGCCGACGAGCGGATCCGGATCCCGATCTACGGCCGGGCCGAGTCGCTGAACCTGGCCGCGGCCGCCGCGGTCTGCCTGTACGCGAGCGCCACCGCGCACCGCCGGACGCACTGA
- the rplT gene encoding 50S ribosomal protein L20, with the protein MSRVKRAVNAQKKRRVVLERASGYRGQRSRLYRKAKEQTLHSANYAYNDRRKRKNDFRKLWITRINAAARAHGMTYNRFMQGLKIAEVDVDRKVLAELAVNDIAAFAGLVKVAHDALESSGAAAAAQAPTAADAA; encoded by the coding sequence ATGTCCAGAGTGAAGCGGGCAGTCAACGCCCAGAAGAAGCGCCGTGTCGTCCTTGAGCGCGCCAGCGGCTACCGCGGCCAGCGGTCCCGCCTGTACCGCAAGGCCAAGGAACAGACGCTGCATTCGGCGAATTACGCCTACAACGACCGCCGCAAGCGCAAGAACGACTTCCGCAAGCTGTGGATCACCCGCATCAACGCGGCTGCCCGTGCGCACGGCATGACCTACAACCGGTTCATGCAGGGCCTCAAGATCGCCGAGGTCGACGTCGACCGCAAGGTGCTGGCCGAGCTGGCCGTCAACGACATCGCCGCGTTCGCCGGCCTGGTCAAGGTCGCCCACGACGCGCTGGAGTCCTCCGGCGCTGCGGCCGCCGCTCAGGCCCCGACCGCTGCGGACGCAGCCTGA
- the rpmI gene encoding 50S ribosomal protein L35 has translation MPKNKTHSGTKKRIKVTGSGKLTHAGAGKRHNLEKKSTKMTRRMDGAKEIAPADAPRIRRLLGI, from the coding sequence ATGCCCAAGAACAAGACACACTCCGGCACCAAGAAGCGCATCAAGGTCACCGGCAGCGGCAAGCTGACCCACGCCGGGGCCGGTAAGCGGCACAACCTGGAGAAGAAGTCGACCAAGATGACCCGTCGGATGGACGGCGCCAAGGAAATCGCGCCCGCCGACGCCCCCCGCATCCGCCGCCTGCTCGGCATCTGA
- the infC gene encoding translation initiation factor IF-3 has translation MGGVAARGINRLQEDSISVEPRINDRIRVPEVRLVGSEGEQVGIVPIGEALRMAQEADLDLVEVAPDARPPVCKLMDYGKFKYESAQKAREARRNQVLTVIKEMKLRPKIDSHDYETKKGHVVRFLKAGDKVKVTIMFRGREQSRPELGFRLLQRLSADVAELGFVESAPKQDGRNMIMVLAPHKQVRPRQGQPAAAS, from the coding sequence GTGGGCGGGGTCGCGGCACGAGGAATCAACCGTCTGCAGGAGGACTCAATCAGCGTCGAGCCACGCATCAACGACAGGATCCGCGTTCCCGAGGTACGTCTCGTCGGGTCGGAGGGGGAGCAGGTCGGCATCGTGCCGATCGGCGAGGCACTGCGCATGGCGCAGGAGGCCGACCTCGACCTGGTCGAGGTTGCCCCGGACGCCCGGCCTCCGGTCTGCAAGCTCATGGACTACGGCAAGTTCAAGTACGAGAGCGCGCAGAAGGCCCGTGAGGCCCGCCGGAACCAGGTCCTGACGGTTATCAAGGAAATGAAGCTTCGGCCGAAGATCGATTCGCACGACTACGAGACCAAGAAGGGTCACGTCGTGCGGTTCCTCAAGGCCGGGGACAAGGTCAAGGTCACGATCATGTTCCGCGGTCGGGAGCAGTCCCGTCCGGAACTCGGGTTCCGTCTGCTGCAGCGGCTGTCCGCCGATGTCGCCGAGCTGGGATTCGTGGAGAGCGCGCCCAAGCAGGACGGGCGCAACATGATCATGGTTCTGGCCCCCCACAAGCAGGTACGACCCCGCCAGGGACAGCCGGCGGCCGCATCCTGA
- a CDS encoding DUF1844 domain-containing protein: MSTPDRPVPTRELIDVPAVEVISRAAVMLMSAAAEQLGLGADDPEHPDHRDLGEARILITALAGLIKASTPDLGPHAAAFRDGLAGLQGAFREYSIEPDAPGQGPGER; encoded by the coding sequence GTGAGTACACCTGATCGACCAGTGCCGACCCGCGAGCTTATCGACGTCCCCGCCGTGGAGGTGATCAGCCGGGCCGCGGTCATGCTGATGAGCGCCGCGGCCGAGCAACTCGGGCTGGGCGCCGACGACCCCGAGCACCCCGACCACCGCGACCTGGGCGAGGCCCGCATCCTGATCACCGCGTTGGCCGGCCTGATCAAGGCGTCCACCCCGGACCTGGGCCCGCACGCCGCCGCGTTCCGGGACGGCCTGGCCGGCCTGCAGGGCGCCTTCCGCGAGTACTCGATCGAGCCCGACGCACCCGGCCAGGGCCCGGGCGAGCGGTAG
- a CDS encoding FAD binding domain-containing protein produces MIPASFDYVRPASVDEAVAALAEAGDDAKVITGGQSLLPLLRVRLAAPTVLVDCSRIEAMRGVSDEGSSLLIGAATTHHDVMHDPLVRRHAGLLAAATATVADPQIRHRGTFGGSLAHADPAGDLPSVALALDATMVAAGPAGRREIPAAEFFVDYFTTALEWDEVLVAVRVPKLDTDAGWGFHYEKFNRTAQSWAMVGVAAAVQRSNGSIAQARIGLTNMGPTPLRAAATEAALAGATAAADAVGGAARHAAEGTSPTSELHAQADYREHLARVLTKRAVMAAAGIS; encoded by the coding sequence ATGATCCCGGCCAGTTTCGACTACGTCCGCCCCGCTTCCGTGGACGAGGCGGTGGCCGCGCTGGCGGAGGCCGGTGACGACGCCAAGGTGATCACCGGTGGGCAGTCGTTGCTGCCCCTGCTGCGGGTGCGGTTGGCCGCCCCGACAGTGCTGGTCGACTGCAGCCGCATCGAGGCGATGCGCGGAGTGTCCGACGAAGGGTCGTCCCTGCTGATCGGGGCGGCCACCACCCACCACGACGTCATGCACGACCCGCTCGTCCGGCGGCATGCCGGGCTGCTGGCCGCCGCGACGGCCACGGTGGCCGACCCGCAGATCCGGCACCGGGGCACCTTCGGCGGGTCACTCGCGCACGCCGACCCGGCCGGGGACCTGCCCTCGGTGGCCCTGGCCCTGGACGCCACCATGGTCGCCGCCGGCCCCGCCGGACGGCGGGAGATCCCGGCCGCGGAGTTCTTCGTCGACTATTTCACCACCGCCCTGGAGTGGGACGAGGTGCTGGTCGCGGTCCGGGTGCCCAAGCTCGACACCGACGCCGGATGGGGCTTCCATTACGAGAAGTTCAACCGGACCGCTCAGTCCTGGGCGATGGTCGGCGTGGCCGCGGCGGTGCAACGATCGAACGGATCCATCGCGCAAGCCCGGATCGGGCTCACCAACATGGGCCCGACCCCGCTGCGAGCCGCGGCCACCGAAGCCGCCCTCGCCGGCGCCACCGCCGCCGCGGACGCCGTGGGCGGGGCCGCCCGGCACGCCGCCGAGGGCACCAGCCCGACCAGTGAGCTGCACGCCCAAGCCGACTACCGCGAACACCTGGCCCGGGTGCTGACCAAGCGGGCGGTGATGGCCGCCGCCGGGATCAGCTGA
- a CDS encoding xanthine dehydrogenase family protein molybdopterin-binding subunit: MTELADRPVASTPAVGQSVRRKEDARLLTGNTNWTDNIQLPGALHMVFVRSPHAHAKITRVDLSGALAMPGVVAAYSAADLGEANPKVICVWPVVDDIVMPEFPALAIDEVRHGGDCVAVVLATERYLAADAAEAVEVDYEPLPAVIDMEAALADGAPLVHADKGTNKCYSMSYPCGDYAKAAAEADVVVKRRFVNQRLIPSAMEPRAVVAAPMGNVGDITVWSATQIPHVLRLLLALTTGIPENKLRVIAPDVGGGFGAKLQMYREEQLCTVIANKLGRPVKWTETRTENMVATHHGRDQIQYLELAAKADGTLLGMKVDLIANMGAYLQIITPGIPLLGQFMFNSIYKMDAYEFGCTGVFTTTTPTDAYRGAGRPEATFGIERMMDELAAELGRDPMDLRRQNWITHEEFPFDTISGLTYDSGNYEAATDRAMELFDYDGLRAEQQRRRESGDPVQLGLGISTFTEMCGLAPSKVLGSLKYAAGGWEHCTIRVLPTGTVELVTGTSPHGQGHATAWSQIAADALGVAVDDITVIFSDTGMAPYGMDTYGSRSLAVGGRAILAAADSVVAKARLIAAHMLEVSADDLEFVDGSFKVKGDPEQAKTIQAAAWEAFTAHNLPDGIEPTLFGASTIDPEAFSFPHGTHLCAMEVDTETGKATIRKYVAVDDVGVQVNPMIVEGQIHGGLAQGIAQAMWEGAAYDEDGNLVTASLADYLLPTAVDVPEYVTDRTVTPSTTHPLGTKGVGEAGTIASTPAVVNAVIDAIRHLGVADVTMPCTPQTVWRALQAATEGGAE; encoded by the coding sequence GTGACCGAACTCGCCGACCGCCCCGTCGCCAGCACCCCCGCCGTCGGTCAGTCCGTCCGGCGCAAGGAGGACGCCCGGCTGCTGACCGGCAACACCAATTGGACCGACAACATCCAGCTGCCCGGCGCCCTGCACATGGTGTTCGTGCGCAGCCCGCACGCCCACGCCAAGATCACCCGGGTCGACCTGTCCGGGGCGCTGGCCATGCCCGGGGTCGTCGCCGCCTATTCGGCCGCCGACCTGGGCGAGGCCAACCCCAAGGTCATCTGCGTCTGGCCGGTCGTCGACGACATCGTCATGCCGGAGTTCCCGGCGCTGGCCATCGACGAGGTCCGCCATGGAGGTGACTGCGTGGCCGTGGTGCTGGCCACCGAGCGGTACCTGGCCGCCGACGCGGCCGAGGCCGTCGAGGTCGACTACGAACCGCTGCCGGCCGTCATCGACATGGAGGCCGCGCTGGCCGACGGCGCCCCGCTGGTGCACGCCGACAAGGGCACCAACAAGTGCTACAGCATGAGCTACCCGTGCGGCGACTACGCCAAAGCGGCCGCCGAGGCCGACGTGGTGGTCAAACGGCGGTTCGTCAACCAGCGGCTCATTCCCTCGGCCATGGAGCCGCGGGCCGTGGTCGCCGCGCCGATGGGCAACGTCGGCGACATCACCGTCTGGTCGGCCACCCAGATCCCGCACGTGTTGCGGCTGCTGCTGGCCCTGACCACCGGGATCCCGGAGAACAAGCTGCGGGTCATCGCCCCCGACGTCGGCGGCGGCTTCGGCGCCAAGCTGCAGATGTACCGCGAGGAACAGCTGTGCACGGTGATCGCCAACAAGCTCGGCCGGCCGGTCAAGTGGACCGAGACCCGCACCGAGAACATGGTGGCCACCCATCACGGTCGTGACCAGATCCAGTACCTGGAGCTGGCCGCCAAGGCCGACGGCACCCTGCTGGGCATGAAGGTCGACCTGATCGCCAACATGGGTGCCTACCTGCAGATCATCACCCCGGGCATCCCGCTGCTCGGCCAGTTCATGTTCAACTCGATCTACAAGATGGACGCCTACGAGTTCGGCTGTACCGGGGTGTTCACCACGACCACTCCGACCGACGCCTACCGGGGCGCCGGCCGGCCCGAGGCCACCTTCGGCATCGAACGGATGATGGACGAGCTGGCCGCTGAACTCGGCCGCGACCCGATGGACCTGCGCCGGCAGAACTGGATCACCCACGAGGAGTTCCCGTTCGACACCATCTCCGGGCTGACTTACGACAGCGGCAACTACGAGGCGGCCACCGACCGGGCGATGGAGCTGTTCGACTACGACGGCCTGCGGGCCGAGCAGCAGCGGCGGCGCGAGTCCGGCGATCCGGTGCAGCTGGGCCTTGGCATCTCCACCTTCACCGAGATGTGCGGCCTGGCCCCGTCGAAGGTGCTCGGCTCGCTCAAGTACGCGGCCGGCGGCTGGGAGCACTGCACGATCCGGGTGCTGCCCACCGGCACCGTCGAACTGGTCACCGGCACCTCGCCGCACGGCCAGGGCCACGCCACCGCCTGGAGCCAGATCGCGGCCGACGCGCTCGGGGTGGCCGTCGACGACATCACGGTGATCTTCAGCGACACCGGGATGGCGCCGTACGGCATGGACACCTACGGGTCCCGGTCGCTCGCGGTCGGTGGCCGCGCCATCCTGGCCGCGGCCGACTCCGTCGTGGCCAAGGCCCGGCTGATCGCCGCGCACATGCTGGAGGTCTCGGCCGACGACCTGGAATTCGTCGACGGCTCGTTCAAGGTCAAGGGCGACCCCGAGCAGGCCAAGACCATCCAGGCCGCGGCCTGGGAGGCGTTCACCGCACACAACCTGCCCGACGGGATCGAGCCGACCCTGTTCGGCGCCTCGACCATCGACCCGGAGGCGTTCTCCTTCCCGCACGGCACCCACCTGTGCGCGATGGAGGTCGACACCGAGACCGGCAAGGCGACCATCCGCAAGTACGTGGCCGTCGACGACGTCGGGGTGCAGGTCAACCCGATGATCGTCGAGGGACAGATCCACGGTGGCCTGGCCCAGGGCATCGCCCAGGCGATGTGGGAGGGTGCCGCCTACGACGAGGACGGCAACCTGGTCACCGCGTCGTTGGCCGACTACCTGCTGCCGACTGCGGTCGACGTGCCCGAGTACGTCACCGACCGGACCGTCACCCCGTCCACGACGCATCCCTTGGGCACCAAGGGGGTGGGGGAGGCCGGCACGATCGCGTCCACCCCGGCCGTGGTCAACGCGGTGATCGACGCCATCCGGCACCTGGGCGTGGCCGATGTGACGATGCCCTGCACCCCGCAGACGGTGTGGCGGGCGCTGCAGGCGGCGACCGAGGGAGGGGCCGAATGA
- a CDS encoding (2Fe-2S)-binding protein, whose amino-acid sequence MSRINVNVDGIGRSDEVEPRLLLVHYLREKLGLVGTPIGCDTSNCGACTVLLDGRSVKSCSVLAVQADGATITTIQGLANGSWHPVQTAFKECHGLQCGYCTPGMVLSAVDLLAANPDPSDSEIREGLEGNICRCTGYQNIVKSVRHAADLIQEAGK is encoded by the coding sequence ATGTCTCGGATCAACGTCAACGTGGACGGGATCGGGCGTAGCGACGAGGTGGAGCCGCGCCTGCTGCTGGTCCACTATCTGCGTGAAAAGCTCGGCCTGGTCGGCACTCCCATCGGTTGCGACACCTCCAACTGCGGGGCCTGCACGGTCCTGCTGGACGGCCGCAGCGTCAAGTCGTGCAGCGTGCTGGCCGTCCAGGCCGACGGCGCCACGATCACCACCATCCAGGGTCTGGCCAACGGCTCCTGGCATCCGGTGCAGACCGCGTTCAAGGAATGTCACGGTCTGCAATGTGGGTACTGCACGCCGGGCATGGTCCTCTCGGCGGTCGACCTGCTCGCCGCGAATCCCGACCCGAGCGACTCGGAGATCCGGGAGGGCTTGGAGGGCAATATCTGTCGCTGTACCGGTTACCAGAACATCGTCAAGTCGGTGCGGCACGCCGCCGATCTGATCCAGGAGGCGGGCAAGTGA
- a CDS encoding PH domain-containing protein — protein MTEPGGALPDPDPAPDRSRPVLFQVRPRKISILAGIAAFVVVAVSVVAGLLLKDVDEGVSFRAFDQIGLIGVGLVLAAAIMTAARPRLRVTEDGLWVRNVLGEQFFAWELVIRVAYPPNAPWAQLLLPDDETHPVMAIQALDRARAVRALEQVRALHDRFAPPQSRPRPMTIEVDEAAYARPLGRLEKIDLEKAAAHRRDLRAKAEKQARRQGG, from the coding sequence ATGACCGAGCCCGGTGGGGCGTTGCCCGACCCCGATCCGGCACCGGACCGGTCCCGGCCGGTGCTGTTCCAGGTCCGCCCGCGCAAGATCAGCATCCTGGCCGGGATCGCCGCGTTCGTCGTGGTCGCGGTGTCGGTGGTGGCGGGCCTGTTGCTCAAGGATGTGGACGAGGGCGTCTCGTTCCGGGCCTTCGACCAGATCGGCCTGATCGGGGTCGGGCTGGTGCTGGCCGCGGCGATCATGACGGCCGCCCGGCCGCGGTTGCGGGTGACCGAGGACGGGCTGTGGGTGCGCAACGTGCTCGGCGAGCAGTTCTTCGCCTGGGAGCTGGTCATCCGGGTGGCCTATCCGCCGAATGCGCCCTGGGCCCAGCTGCTGCTCCCGGACGACGAGACCCACCCGGTGATGGCCATCCAGGCGCTCGATCGGGCCCGGGCGGTCCGCGCCCTGGAGCAGGTCCGTGCACTGCACGACCGGTTCGCGCCCCCGCAGAGCCGGCCCCGCCCGATGACGATCGAGGTCGACGAGGCCGCCTACGCCCGGCCGCTGGGCCGGCTGGAGAAGATCGATCTGGAGAAGGCGGCCGCGCACCGCCGGGATCTGCGGGCCAAGGCCGAGAAGCAGGCTCGCCGCCAGGGGGGCTGA
- the ribH gene encoding 6,7-dimethyl-8-ribityllumazine synthase: MSGDGRPKLEIPDARGLRVGVVATSWHGDITDTLLERAVWLATQAGATTPTVVRVPGCIEIPVVAQALATGHDAVCALGVVIRGGTPHFEYVCDSVTAGLTRVALDSGVPVGNGVLTCNTVEQAIDRAGGPGAKEDKGAESMSAALATALVLRQLRGAGGRMGFAPTAGAR; the protein is encoded by the coding sequence ATGAGCGGCGACGGACGACCGAAACTGGAGATCCCGGACGCCCGTGGGCTGCGGGTCGGCGTGGTGGCGACGTCCTGGCACGGGGACATCACCGACACCCTGCTGGAGCGGGCGGTGTGGCTGGCCACCCAGGCCGGCGCGACCACGCCCACCGTGGTGCGGGTGCCCGGGTGCATCGAGATCCCGGTGGTCGCCCAGGCGTTGGCCACCGGGCACGACGCGGTCTGCGCACTCGGCGTCGTGATCCGTGGCGGCACCCCGCATTTCGAGTACGTCTGCGACTCGGTGACGGCCGGGCTGACCCGGGTCGCGTTGGACTCCGGGGTGCCGGTCGGCAACGGGGTGCTGACCTGCAACACGGTCGAGCAGGCCATCGACCGGGCCGGTGGGCCGGGTGCCAAGGAGGACAAGGGCGCCGAGTCCATGTCCGCCGCGCTGGCCACCGCCCTGGTCCTGCGGCAGCTGCGCGGGGCCGGCGGACGGATGGGCTTCGCCCCGACCGCCGGAGCGCGATGA
- a CDS encoding bifunctional 3,4-dihydroxy-2-butanone-4-phosphate synthase/GTP cyclohydrolase II yields the protein MTSTAPGAQNQDLGFAGIPAADFTEAPRRPRADRGPAGDAAVDTGYAGIPFEDGTAAPPRPWDPNRPKTEAGFDTIDFALAELAAGRAVVVVDDEDRENEGDLIFAAELATPELMAFTVRHSSGVVCVGLTGDACDRLDLPPMYHRNQDRKSTAFTVSVDAKEGVTTGISAAERAHTVRLLADPAATDEDLSRPGHVFPLRARDGGVLVRPGHTEAAVDLAALAGLQPAGALCEIVNHDGSMSRLPDLQVFARRHRLALISIADLIAYKRAREVQIRKVASARLPLPQGVFTAVGYISTVTGRELIALVAGEIGDGRDVLVRVHSECLTGDVLGSLRCDCGPQLQAALQAVADEGRGVVLYIRGHEGRGIGLLDKLRAYELQDAGADTVDANLQLGLPSDSREYGTGAQVLADLGITSMRLLTNNPAKRAGLEGYGLSINGRVSLPAHVNPENLRYLTTKRDRMGHELDGLDGTDILYGEGHA from the coding sequence ATGACCAGCACGGCGCCCGGAGCGCAGAACCAGGACCTGGGCTTCGCCGGGATCCCCGCGGCCGACTTCACCGAGGCGCCCCGGCGGCCCCGGGCCGACCGCGGCCCGGCCGGCGACGCGGCCGTCGACACGGGGTACGCCGGGATCCCGTTCGAGGACGGCACCGCGGCGCCGCCCCGGCCCTGGGACCCGAACCGGCCCAAGACCGAGGCCGGCTTCGACACCATCGATTTCGCCCTGGCCGAGCTGGCCGCCGGCCGCGCGGTCGTCGTTGTCGACGACGAGGACCGGGAGAACGAGGGTGACCTGATCTTCGCCGCCGAGCTGGCCACCCCCGAGCTGATGGCCTTCACGGTGCGCCACTCCTCGGGCGTGGTCTGCGTCGGTCTGACCGGAGACGCCTGCGACCGGCTCGACCTGCCGCCGATGTACCACCGCAACCAGGACCGCAAGTCGACCGCGTTCACCGTCAGCGTCGACGCCAAAGAGGGCGTCACCACCGGCATCTCGGCGGCGGAACGGGCGCACACGGTGCGCCTGCTGGCCGACCCGGCGGCCACCGACGAGGACCTGTCGCGGCCCGGCCACGTCTTCCCGCTGCGCGCCCGCGACGGCGGCGTGCTGGTCCGCCCCGGGCACACCGAGGCCGCCGTCGACCTGGCCGCCCTGGCCGGGCTGCAGCCGGCCGGTGCCCTGTGCGAGATCGTCAACCACGACGGCTCGATGTCCCGGCTGCCCGACCTGCAGGTCTTCGCCCGCCGGCACCGGCTCGCGCTGATCTCCATCGCCGACCTGATCGCCTACAAGCGGGCCCGCGAGGTGCAGATCCGCAAGGTCGCCAGCGCCCGGCTGCCGCTGCCGCAGGGCGTGTTCACGGCCGTCGGCTACATCAGCACGGTCACCGGCCGGGAGCTGATCGCATTGGTGGCCGGCGAGATCGGCGACGGCCGGGACGTGCTGGTGCGCGTGCACTCGGAGTGCCTGACCGGTGATGTGCTCGGATCGCTGCGCTGCGACTGCGGTCCGCAGCTGCAGGCCGCGCTGCAGGCGGTCGCCGACGAGGGGCGCGGCGTGGTGCTCTACATCCGTGGGCACGAGGGCCGGGGGATCGGTCTGCTGGACAAGCTGCGGGCCTACGAGCTGCAGGACGCCGGGGCGGACACGGTCGATGCGAACCTGCAGCTGGGCCTGCCGTCCGACTCGCGCGAGTACGGCACCGGCGCCCAGGTGCTGGCCGATCTGGGCATCACCTCGATGCGGCTGCTGACCAACAACCCGGCCAAGCGGGCCGGGCTGGAGGGCTACGGCCTGTCGATCAACGGCCGGGTGTCGTTGCCGGCCCACGTCAACCCCGAGAACCTGCGGTACCTGACCACCAAGCGGGACCGGATGGGGCACGAGTTGGACGGGCTGGACGGGACGGACATCCTGTACGGCGAGGGACACGCGTGA
- a CDS encoding riboflavin synthase: MFTGIVEERGRIVAVHHDPADHDSARLTVHGPKVTADVGHGDSIAVSGVCLTVVGRAGDRFTVDVMAETLRRSTIGSLTAGDEVNLERSVTPTTRLGGHIVQGHVDGVGTVVRRTEHPAYDEIRIRTGVELARYLAAKGSVAVDGISLTVIDVLDLPGGPAGDAGPAVEFGIGIIPETRTATTLGAAEVGTVVNLEVDVMAKYAERLLAAGGLAGATPAPGTGGVRPATRENA; encoded by the coding sequence ATGTTCACCGGCATCGTCGAGGAGCGCGGGCGGATCGTCGCCGTGCACCACGATCCGGCCGATCACGACTCGGCCCGGCTGACCGTGCATGGCCCCAAGGTCACCGCCGACGTCGGACACGGCGACTCCATCGCCGTCTCCGGCGTGTGCCTGACCGTCGTCGGGCGCGCCGGCGACCGCTTCACCGTGGACGTGATGGCCGAGACGCTGCGGCGGTCGACCATCGGCTCGCTGACCGCGGGCGACGAGGTCAACCTGGAGCGGTCGGTCACCCCGACCACCCGGTTGGGCGGCCACATCGTCCAGGGGCACGTGGACGGGGTCGGCACGGTGGTGCGCCGGACCGAGCACCCGGCCTACGACGAGATCCGCATCCGCACCGGCGTCGAGCTGGCCCGTTACCTGGCCGCCAAGGGTTCGGTCGCCGTCGACGGCATCTCGCTGACCGTCATCGACGTGCTCGACCTGCCCGGAGGCCCGGCCGGAGACGCCGGTCCGGCCGTCGAGTTCGGCATCGGGATCATCCCGGAGACCCGCACGGCGACCACCCTCGGCGCGGCCGAGGTGGGCACGGTGGTGAATCTGGAAGTCGACGTGATGGCCAAGTACGCCGAGCGGCTGCTGGCCGCCGGTGGGTTGGCCGGTGCGACCCCGGCGCCGGGAACCGGCGGCGTCCGTCCAGCAACTCGGGAGAACGCATGA